The Magnetospirillum sp. XM-1 genomic interval CGGTCATCTCCTGGCTGGCCGATGTGGCGGATAAGTCGCCGGGCACCACCATGGCCATCACCGGTGTGGGCGCCGCCATGATGGTGTTGCCGCCGGCGCTTCGTCTGGTGGCCTTCGGCTTCCGTGCCGTCGGCATCGCCATGACCGCCAATCCCATCGGCCTGGCCGTCTCCGGCATCGCGCTTGCCGCCGGCCTGATCTACGACAACTGGGTGCCGATCCAGTTCCTGTTCGAGAACTTCTGGACCCTGGCCGAAGCACGCTGGCAGCAGTTCAGCGGCGTCATCATGGATACCTGGGCCATCCTGTCCACGCCGATCCGCACCATGCTGGCGGCGGGCGAGGTGATGGGCAAGGCGATCTCCGGCAAGGGATTCGACATCGCCCCCATCGGCGACGCACTGAAGAAAAGCACCGATGCCGGCGGCCGGATGCTGGATCGCACCGGCATCACCACGGCCGCCGCCGCCGGGGCCGACGTGGCCAACGGCAAGGTCGAGGTTTCGGTCAACCTGTCCGGCCTGCCCAAGGGCAGCACGGTGTCCACCGAAGCGTCGGGGGCGGCGATCTCCGACGTGGACACCACTCTCGGCTACGTCATGGCGGGCACCTGATGGCCGCCGTGATTCCGCCCTGGCGCCGTTCTCTGCTGCCGTCCACCTTCCGGGGCGTCGCCTTCGAGGTGGAAGGGCGCGACCTGTCGGGCGGGCGGAATTCCGTCACCCACGAATTCCCGGACAGCGAGGAGGTCTACACCGAGGATCTGGGCCGCAAGGCCGAGCGCTGGTCAGTGGAAGCCTATGTCTGGGGGCCGGACTATCTGACCCGCCGCGAGTCCCTGAAGAAGGCTCTGCGCGAGGCCGGATCGGGCGAATACGTCGATCACTGGGGTGGGCGCCACTGGGTGGTGGCCACCGCCTGGACCTGTCGCGAACACCGGACCAAGGGCGGATGGGCCGACTTCCGCATCGAGCTGGTCGAGGCGGGCGTGGTCAAGGCCCAGGTGATCGCCGGTGACAGCCGATCCGTGGTGTTCGGGCGTGCCGATGACGCCCTCGACCCCCTGGCGTTGGACTTCGAGAACGGGTTCAGTGTGGGCGGCCCGTCCTTTCTGGGCGACAATGCGCTGTCGCTCCTGAGCGACGTGGGCGGCGACATGTCCGCCCTGGCCGCCACCGTCGGAGGCGTCGGCAGCGGGCCGCTCGGCCAGTTCCAGCGGTCCATGTCGTCCTTCACCGGGGGGCTGTCCGCCCTGGTGGCGACGCCATCGACGCTGGCCGGCCGCCTGCAATCGCTGATCCGCCAGCTGATCCGCCTGGGCGGCGGCGGCCGGGCCAGCTACGTCACCGCGTCGGGTCTCTACGCGACAACCGGCGGGACGTGGAGTGCCGTCGCCCCCATCACCGACAACCGGGTGCGCCAGGCCGCCAACCAGCAGGCCATCCTCGATCTGGTCGCCGGCACCGCCCTGGTGGAGCAGGCCCGGGCCAGCGCCGAGATGGACTATCCCACCATCGAGGAGGCGACCGCCGCCCGCGCCGAGATCACCTCGCGCCTGGATACCCGGATTCGGGCTGCGCGCTCCAACGACACCCGCATGGCGCTGCGCCGCCTGGGCGGCGCGGTGACCCGCGACATCACCAATCGGGGCGCCGATCTCTCGCGGCTGACCGACTACACCCCCGGCGCCACCCTGCCAGCCCTGGTGGTGGCCCACGGTCTTTACGGCGACGCCACCCGCTCGGCCGAGATCCTGGCCCGCAATCCCGACTTGGCGCACCCGCTGTTCGTCCCCGGTGGCCATGCCATCAAGGTGGTGGCCAATGGCTAGGACGGGCGAACGCGTCACCCTGCAGGTGGGCGACAAGCTGTTCGGTGGCTGGAAGTCGGTATCGATCCGCATGTCGCTGGAGAAGGTGGCCGGGTCATTCGATGTCACGGCATCGGAATCTTGGACCAAAGGGGGGCAACTGGTGACGGCGCCGCTCCGGGCCGGGGACGGCGTGGTGGCCATGGTGGATGGCGAGACGGTGGTCACCGGCTATATCGATGCCGCCGAGCCCTTTTACTCGACCTCCGACGCCGGCACGAAGGTGCGTGGCCGCGACCGTACCGCCGACCTGGTGGACTGCTCCGCCGACGAAACCGAATTGCTGGGCCAGAAACTGCCGCGTATTGCCGCCGATCTGTGCAAGCCGTTTGGTATTCCGGTGCGAGTGGTGGGGTGGGACGGCGGCCCGGCCTTCGCCAAGTATGCCGTCGATCCCGGCGAGACCGTGGCCCGCGCCATCGAGGACGCCTGCCGCCAAGTGGGTGCCATGATGTGGACCGATGGTCTGGGTACCCTGCTGCTCGGCCGGCCCGTGGGCGGGGCCTATGCCGGCACGCTCCGCCTGGGTGAACACATCATCGAGGCGTCGGGGGGCGACGATCACACCAACCGGTTCTCTGAGTATCACGTCACGGCGGGCAAGGATTCCGATTCCGGCGTCTGGGACCAGGGGGGGCATCTGGTCGAGGCCGAGGCCCGAGACGGCGAGATCCGCCGATATCGCCCGCTGACTCTGTCCGTCGAGGCCGAACTGCCCGGCGCCGCCACCGCCGCCCAACGGGCGGCCTGGGAGGCGCGGGTCCGCCGGGCCCGGGGCCTCAAACGTTCCCTCAAGGTCCAGTCCTGGCGCTCGCCCACCGGCCTGATCTGGCGTCCCGGCCTGACGCTCGACATCGATGACCGCCGTCTGGGAGGCGGGCGCCTGATGGTGTCCGAGGTCGGCCTGGACCGCTCCAAACAGGGCACCTTCGCCAGCCTGCAGGTGGTGCCCGAAGGCGCCTTCGAGCCCCTGGCCGAGGGGCAGAAGGCCGACAAGGCCAAGGGAGGCGACGCATGGAAATAGGTCGCCTGTTCGGCCCGACCCTGACCAAGATCCGCAACATGGTGGCCTGGGGCCGGGGCAGCACCGTGTCCGACGATCCCGCCGATCTGCTGCGGGGCCAAGCTGATTTCGGAGGTGCCCAGCGGCCCGAGATCCATGAGGGCATGGCGCGGCCCCAGTGGTACGGCTATGCCTCTCGCCCGCCCGGAACCATCCCCTGCGTCGCGCTCTTTCCCAATGGCAACCGCGCCGCCGGCATCATCATCGCCGAGGGCGACGTCACCTGGCGCATCCGCATCGAGAATGGCGAGGTGGCGCTCTACGATGATCAGGGCCAGGTGGTGCATCTGACCCGCACCGGCATCAGGATTGAAAGCCCGTTGAACGTCACGGTGAAGGCCGGCCAGATCCTGCGGCTGGAAGGCGACCAGGTGCATCTCCACGCCCACACCCTCTACCGCTTCGACACCAACGGTCACGGCCAGGTCTGGCACCCCACATCGGTGGACACCTGGCAGATTGGCGAGACCGCAGGGGCCGCCCATGACATCTCGCCCCCGGAGATCAGCTGATGGATATCCGCTCGGTCTTCGACTCCGATTCCACCGTGGCCGACTGGCGGATCGCCGGTGGCCAGCTGGCCATGGACGATTCCATGGAGACGGCGGTGATGCTGTCCCTGTTCACCGAGGCCGACGCCCCCGCCGGCATCGAGATTCCCGACGGCCTGTCGCCCCATCGCTGGTGGGGGCAGGCCTATTGGCCGGTGCTGCTGGCCTCGCTCGGCGTCACCGCGCCGGCCGGTATGCAGCTGGGCAGCCTGCTGTGGACGTTGAAGCGCGCCAAGCAGACCGAGGAAACCCGGTCGCGGGCCATCCAGTACGCCCGCCAGTCCCTGCTGTGGATGCCGTCCATCGGCCTCGTCGCCGACGTCCAGATCGACGGGACCTGGACCGCGCCGGGCGTGCTGGAATTGCCGGTCACCCTGGTCAAGCCCGATGGCCTGCCGGCCCGCTTCGCGCCCTTCTGGAGACTGGGACAATGACCTTTCCCCGCCCCTCCCTGGAACAGCTGATCGAACAGGGCGTCGCCGACATCGACGGCCATCTGCCCGAGTCCGATCCGCGCCTGCCGGTCTCCAACCTCAACGTCATGGCCTTCGTGATCGGCGGCGTGGCCGATGGCCTGCACGGCCACCTCGACTGGCTGGTCGACCAGGTGGTGTGGGTGTCGGCGCGCAATGAATATCTCGACCGCTGGGCCTCCCTGGTGGGTAAGCACCGCAAGCAGGCGGTGACCGCCATCGGCACCGCCACCTTCCCCGCCGCCGCCGGCGCCACCCTGCCCGAAGGCACCCGCATGCAGCGGGGCGACGGCGTGGAATACGAGGCCACCGCCGATGGCGTCGCCGCCGGCGGCTCCGTCACCGTCCCGGTGGCGGCAGTGGAGGTCGGGGTGGCCGGCAATGCCGCTGCCGGGGTCAAGCTGCAGTTGGTCACCACTGTTTCCGGTATCACCTCGGTAGGCGCGGTGGCGACGGGGGGTGTCTCGGCCGGAGCCGACGGCGAGCTCAACGACGGCCTGCGGGATCGCTTCTTGGGGTACTGGCGCGATGCGGCCGAGCGGGACGGCCCCTATGCCGCCCTGGCCAGGGATGTGCCCGGCGTGACGCGGGCCTGGGAATACAGCCACGAGATGGGCCTGGGCACCGTCACCGTGCGCTTCGCCATGGACGGCAAGCCCGATACCGCCATCCCCACCGGGATCGAGGTGGCCGAGGTGGATGCCTGGCTGCAGGCCAAGCGCCCGCCGGGCATGCCGGGCCTTTACGTGGTCGCCCCCATCGCCGATCCGGTGGACATTACCCTGGCCATCTCCCCCGACACTCCCGCCACCCGCGCCGCCGTCGAGGCCGAGATCGCCGACTTCATCCGCCGCGAGGCCGAGCCGGGCGACCCCACCATCATCTCCCGCCTGGCCGAAGCCATCAGCTCGGCATCGGGGGAATATAAGCACCGCCTTGTTTCGCCCGCTGCCGACGTCGCCCACGCCTACAACGCCATGGCGGTGCCGGGCACCGTCACCTGGGTAGCCTACTGATGGGCGGCCGGGCCACATACCAGGATTACGGCGCCACCCTGCGCGCCCTGTTGCCCACCGGCGAGGCCTGGCCGCGCATGCCAGGCCTGCTGCGTGACGATCTGTTGGATGCCCTGGGAGAGACCTTCGCCCGCATCCACAACCGCGCCCTGGATCTGATCGAGGAAGCCGACCCCCGCACCGCCGTGTTGCTGCTGCCCGAATGGGAACAAGCGCTGGGCCTGCCCGACGAGTGCACCGGCCAGGCCGAGACCGTGGCCGAGCGCCAGCGCCGTGCCCACGCCAAGCTGATCGCGGTGGGCGGCGATACCTTCGAGTACTTCACCGGCGTGGCGGCGGCGCTGGGCTACGCCATCACCATCGCCGAGCACCCGGCCGCCACCTGCGAATCCCACTGCGAGTCGCCTCTCGATCCCGACGACCTGGTGGTGGGCGGGGTGTCCATGCCCTGGTGCTTCGTGATCGACATCGGCGCCCCGACCGAGACCATTCACGAGTTGGACTGCGTCGCCGGCGGCTGCGACGAGCCGTTGCGCATATGGGGCAACCAGTTGCTCGAATGCGTCATGCGCCGCGAATTCCGCCGTCGGCGCACCACCCGCCATCTGTTCCTTCGTTTCGCCTATGGAGACGCCTGATGCATCGCATCGACCACAGCACCGCCCAGGTCAATAAGTTCGGTGCCGGCAAACCCGGTTTCACCGGCGGCAACCCGACCACCGCCACCCCGGCGACCCGCTTTACGCCCGACTGGTGCGACGACGTTCAGGAGAACATCGTCCGCGTTATCGAGGGAGCAGACATCGCCCTGGTCAAGGGGAATGGCGACCAACTGTACGTCGCCATTCAGACCCTGATCGCCGCCAATCCGTCCTTGGGGGCCGGCGAAGGCCTGGAAGAACTCTCCGGCGAGCTGCGCGTCAAGCTCAACGGCGCCACCCTGGCTCGCACCGTCGCTGGCCTGTCGCTCAATCTGGGCGCCGCCAACGTGTGGGCGGGCCAGCAATCCTGCCAGGTGGCCGTCCTGACCGACGCCGCCGCCATCGCCTGGGATGTAGTAGCCACCGGCAATATGGCCAAGGTGACCATCGCCGCGACCCGTCTATTGGCCATGCCCACCGGTCATGCGTCCGGTACCCGCTACGCTCTGCGCGTGATCCATGGTGCGCCCAACACCACGCTGTCATTCGCCGCCGGCTACAAGGCGGTGTCCGCCCTGGCGCTATCCACCAGCAACGGGGCCGTAGATATCCTGATCTTCGAGTCTGATGGCACCTACATGTCCCTAGTGGACAGGCGCCTTGACGTGTTGGGGGCCTGATCATGCTGATCCGCCCCACCGATACTCTGCTGCGCCTGGACCGCCCCCTGTGGGAAGGACGCGACGTATACGACTGGCTGGACCGCCACGGTATCGAGCCCACCGCCAGCGTCGTCAACATGATGCTGATGAGCGGCGGACTGCTGGACCCCGTCACCACCATCTATAACTATACTGGCGCCGACCAGAGTTACACGGTCCCGTGGGGCATATATCGTCTCAACGTCAAGCTGTGGGGCGGTGGCGGCGGACCTGGCAGGGCGTATGCCTCGACTGGTGGCGACGGCGGAGCTGGTGGCTATACCGAGGGCTGGCTGCCTGTCACACCCGGCCAGATATTGACCATCATGGTTGGTCAGGGCGGCGCGGCGGCGGCGACCGCCACATATGGCGATGGTGGCCCGGGTAAGGCCGGATCGGCAGGATCTTTCGGCGGTCAGGGCGGTGGTCGCAGCGCCATCAGGCAGGCGGGTGTCGATCTTGTCACAGCCGGCGGCGGCGGTGGGGCAAGTGCCGGGACGGCCGGCAACCGCAACGGTGGCGTCGGCGGTGGCCTATCGGGTGCCGATGGCCAGGCGACCGGCACACAAGGACGTGGTGGCACTCAATTGGTGAGCGGGACGGCAACCACTACCTGGGGTGCCACGGCGGGCGGGCAGTATGTGGGCGGCCAGGGCGGCGGCGATGGCGGCAACGCCATCAGCGGTGGCGGCGGTGGTGGAAAGTGGGGCGGCGGCGGCGGCGGATATCAGGATGCGGGTGGCGGTGGCTCCGGCGATGTCGGAGCGATGGCCTCTGCATCCACCCTATCTGGTACGGGGACAACCCCACCCAAGACCGCCGACGTCCACTATGCCACCGGTATCGGCGTCGGGGGCATCGGCGGCAACAACACCAGCACCCCGGCCGGCCATGGCCGTGTGGTCATCACCACCATCCCTTAGCTCGAGAGAGGCATCATGACCATCTGGACCGACCAAACCCTGATCCCTATCGCCGCCGCCGCCCCCTATACCGACGCCGATGGTGTGCAGCACCTGGGCCAGCGCGACAAGGCCACGATACCCGGCCTGATGATGGTCACACCGGCGGACAGGCCGCCCGCCGACCCGACGGGCTATACCGTTGACGGTCAGGCGCGGGGAGGCGTCGCCATCACCATGATCGATGGCCGGGAGTGGCGCATCGAGATGATTGGCGGGGTGCCAACCCAGGTCTGGAATACGGTGGAGCGGGCGGAAATGACGGCCGACGAAGCGCAGGCCGTGGCCGTCGCCGCCTTGCGCATTGAGCGTGATCGGCGTTTGTCCGCCAGCGATATCATGGTGTTGCCCGACCGCTGGGAGGGCTACACGCCCGAGCAGCGGGCCGCCTGGACCGCCTATCGCCAAGCCCTGCGCGACCTGCCCGAGGCCGCCGCCAACCCGGCCGCGCCGGTGTGGCCGGCGGTGCCTGTACTGGCATAGAAGGATACCTCAGCCGGCTTCGGCCGGCGGGGGGACGGGGCGTTGACGCGCCCCGAACCGCGAGGGGGGACCTCGCATGACCAGGACCGGCCGATCCAGGCCATCCCCGCACCCGGCGCTCGGGCGGGGCCATTGTGGACATGCATGACCATGGAGTCCATCCAGCTTCGACCTGTTTCTCCTGTTCGCCCCGTCGCCCCTTATCTGGGTGGCAAACGCAATCTGGCCAAGCGTATCGCCGCCGAGGTCGCCTCCATCCCGCACAGTATCTACGCCGAGCCGTTCGTGGGCATGGGCGGGGTGTTCCTGCGCCGAACCCTGGCGCCCAGGTCCGAGGTGATCAACGATTATGGCCGCGAGGTGGCCACCTTCTTCCGGGTGCTCCAGCGCCACTACGTCGCCTTCATGGAGATGATCAAGTTCCAGCTGACCACCAGGGCGGAATTCGAGCGCCTGGCGGCCACCGATCCCGACACGCTCACCGACCTGGAGCGGGCGGCCCGCTTCCTCTACCTCCAACGCACGGCCTTCGGCGGCAAGGTATCGGGCCGCAACTTCGGGGTGTCCCCATCCACACCCGCCCGCTTCGACGTCACCAAGCTCGGCCCCATGCTGGAGGATCTGCATACCCGTCTGGCCGGGGTGGTGATCGAATGCCTGCCCTATGGCGAGTTCCTCGCCCGCTACGACCGGCCCGAGACCTTGTTCTACCTCGACCCGCCCTATTTCGGCTGCGAGGGCGACTACGGCAAAGCCATGTTCAGCCGCGACGACTTCGAGCGCCTGGCGGAGCAGTTGGAGAGCGTTCAAGGCCGCTTCATCATGTCGCTGAACGACCGCCCGGCTGTGCGCAGAATCTTCTCCGCCTTCCAGATCGAGGCAGTGGACACGTCCTACAGCATCGCCCGCGACACATCGGCCCGGGGGCGTGTCGGCGAGGTGCTGATCAAGGGAGGGAGAGGTGTTGCATAATTCGGAGTGCTACAAAACCTAGAGCAATTCGCGATCACACTGGTTCATATCCGGCAGCCTTGAAGAAATTTCGGCACTCTTGAGGTTCGTAGAGATCGCAGATTCGGCCGATGGCGTCCCATAGGTCCTGAATGGTCCTGGCAGCCGTTTTTCTGAGGTGTGCCTTGAGCTTCGAGAAGGCCATTTCGATGGGATTGAGGTCGGGGGAATACGGCGGCAAGAACAGCATGAAGGCACCACGATCTTGGATGATCCGTTCTGCCCGAGGACTTTTGTGAGCTGAGAGATTGTCGAGGATCACGACGTCGCCCGGCTCCAGGGTTGGGGCCAGTTGGGTCTCGATATAGGCCTCGAACATCTTCCGGTTCATCGGGCAATTGATGACAAAGGGCGCCACCAAGCCATCATGACGCAGCCCGGCGATGAATGTTTCCGTCTTCCAATGTCCGAAGGGCACAGCGGCTTTCAACCGCGCCCCTTTGGGTGAGCGGCCCCGCAGACGGGTCATTTTGGTATTGGTTCCGGTCTCGTCGAGGAACACCAGGCGATGGGCCTGACGCCGCATCAGCGGTTGGCGGCCTTTAATCCACTCCTCGCGCAGCAACCGGACGTCCGGCCTCATCTGCTCGGACGCGACCAAAGTTTTTTTTATAGGTCAGCCCCTGTGCCCGGAGAAACCGGGCAAGGTTGGAAAGATGGATTTGAACGCCCCGCTCGGCCAGTTCTTTGGTTAAATCGGCCAGCGAGATATCCGGAACCTGCTTAACACGCAGCAGCACATAGGCCCGATGGTCGCCCAATTTACTGCGCCGATCACCGCCTTGCCGCTTTGGCGCCACCGTCCCACTCGACAGATATTGCGCCACATAGCGTACCGCCGAGCTCACCGAGATATTGAAGACACTGGCCGCCTGTCGGCGCGAATGGCCAGCCAGAACATATCGCGCAACACGGTCGCGCAGATCTACGGATAAAGGTCGAGTCATCGTGGGCCACCTCCACAGGAAGTGAATCACGATTAGCCGCGCCTGTGAATCCCCTGCGATTCCGTTAGATCGCGAACCGCTCTAGTGTCCGCCACTCCAAAACCATGTGGCGCGCTTCAGTCTGCTCTCTATGAAATCGACATTGCGCCTGAGCTTGAGGCGATCTTACCGGAGCCGCCATAAATTCATCCGCATCGGCGCTCACAAATGCGCTCACAACGCCGCTCACATTCGCGGCTAAGTCATTGATTTTTATGGGAAAAATTCGCGTGGCGTCCCCACGGGGATTCGAACCCCGGTTGCCGCCGTGAGAGGGCGGTGTCCTAGGCCTCTAGACGATGGGGACGTCGAGGCGCGAGGCCCGCTTTATGTCGGAAAGCGGGCGGCCTGGCAAGCCCTTTTTTCCGCTGTTTCCATGCGAACCGCAAAGACGCGCCCGGCGTCGCGGTCCAGGCGGTGGGCAAGCATCTGGACGGCCTGGGGACGGCCCTGCCGGTCGGGAGCGATTCCGACGATCAGCCAGATCAGCTCGGGCTCCCAGGCCTGGGCCAGATCAGTGGCCGAGGGCCGTGCGCTGCCGTCGGGGTGGGAGTGCCAGTGGCCGACCACCCGCTCCTTGGTGCCGCGCACCGAACGCTCGGCGGCGAAGCGGACTTTCGGGTCCAGCTCGAAACGGTCGTTGCCTTGCGCCTTCAGCAGATTGTCGGCGTTCATCACCCGGGTGACGGTGATGACCCGCCGACCCTTGCCGATCAGCAGGCCGCAGCCTTCGGCCGGCCAGGCGGCCTCGGCGGCGGTGGCGATGTCGGCCATCTGCTCCGCCGAGAGGACCAGCATGCGTCCCTCCCCCGCGCTTCTAGCGCACGGCGGGCTCGGGGGTGAGGGCGAAGCTGCCCGCCACCTTGCCCTGGCCGGGGTCGAGCACCAGGATGCGCTCGGGCCCGCCGCCGGACAGGCGCAGCACCACCCGCTCGCCGGCCACCACCATCTGCTCGATGCGCGAACCGGCCGGAACCGGCACGGCCAACTGGCCGAATTCCGCCACCGGAGCGGGGCCGGAGCCGGCGGACGCGGCCGTGGGCGTTCCCTTCATCGGCGCTTTGCTGTAAAGCCCATAGCCGAGGAGGCCGAGACCGGCCAGCAGCAGCACGCCTAGGAACACCACCAACGTCTTGATCGCTTTCATGGCCCCAGCTTCAATCCCTGTTCGCGGATGGACATTCCCGTGACCCAGCACCTCACCCCCGCCGCCGTCG includes:
- a CDS encoding DNA circularization protein; translation: MAAVIPPWRRSLLPSTFRGVAFEVEGRDLSGGRNSVTHEFPDSEEVYTEDLGRKAERWSVEAYVWGPDYLTRRESLKKALREAGSGEYVDHWGGRHWVVATAWTCREHRTKGGWADFRIELVEAGVVKAQVIAGDSRSVVFGRADDALDPLALDFENGFSVGGPSFLGDNALSLLSDVGGDMSALAATVGGVGSGPLGQFQRSMSSFTGGLSALVATPSTLAGRLQSLIRQLIRLGGGGRASYVTASGLYATTGGTWSAVAPITDNRVRQAANQQAILDLVAGTALVEQARASAEMDYPTIEEATAARAEITSRLDTRIRAARSNDTRMALRRLGGAVTRDITNRGADLSRLTDYTPGATLPALVVAHGLYGDATRSAEILARNPDLAHPLFVPGGHAIKVVANG
- a CDS encoding phage baseplate assembly protein, which translates into the protein MARTGERVTLQVGDKLFGGWKSVSIRMSLEKVAGSFDVTASESWTKGGQLVTAPLRAGDGVVAMVDGETVVTGYIDAAEPFYSTSDAGTKVRGRDRTADLVDCSADETELLGQKLPRIAADLCKPFGIPVRVVGWDGGPAFAKYAVDPGETVARAIEDACRQVGAMMWTDGLGTLLLGRPVGGAYAGTLRLGEHIIEASGGDDHTNRFSEYHVTAGKDSDSGVWDQGGHLVEAEARDGEIRRYRPLTLSVEAELPGAATAAQRAAWEARVRRARGLKRSLKVQSWRSPTGLIWRPGLTLDIDDRRLGGGRLMVSEVGLDRSKQGTFASLQVVPEGAFEPLAEGQKADKAKGGDAWK
- a CDS encoding phage baseplate assembly protein; its protein translation is MEIGRLFGPTLTKIRNMVAWGRGSTVSDDPADLLRGQADFGGAQRPEIHEGMARPQWYGYASRPPGTIPCVALFPNGNRAAGIIIAEGDVTWRIRIENGEVALYDDQGQVVHLTRTGIRIESPLNVTVKAGQILRLEGDQVHLHAHTLYRFDTNGHGQVWHPTSVDTWQIGETAGAAHDISPPEIS
- a CDS encoding phage GP46 family protein codes for the protein MDIRSVFDSDSTVADWRIAGGQLAMDDSMETAVMLSLFTEADAPAGIEIPDGLSPHRWWGQAYWPVLLASLGVTAPAGMQLGSLLWTLKRAKQTEETRSRAIQYARQSLLWMPSIGLVADVQIDGTWTAPGVLELPVTLVKPDGLPARFAPFWRLGQ
- a CDS encoding baseplate J/gp47 family protein, with the translated sequence MTFPRPSLEQLIEQGVADIDGHLPESDPRLPVSNLNVMAFVIGGVADGLHGHLDWLVDQVVWVSARNEYLDRWASLVGKHRKQAVTAIGTATFPAAAGATLPEGTRMQRGDGVEYEATADGVAAGGSVTVPVAAVEVGVAGNAAAGVKLQLVTTVSGITSVGAVATGGVSAGADGELNDGLRDRFLGYWRDAAERDGPYAALARDVPGVTRAWEYSHEMGLGTVTVRFAMDGKPDTAIPTGIEVAEVDAWLQAKRPPGMPGLYVVAPIADPVDITLAISPDTPATRAAVEAEIADFIRREAEPGDPTIISRLAEAISSASGEYKHRLVSPAADVAHAYNAMAVPGTVTWVAY
- a CDS encoding YmfQ family protein encodes the protein MGGRATYQDYGATLRALLPTGEAWPRMPGLLRDDLLDALGETFARIHNRALDLIEEADPRTAVLLLPEWEQALGLPDECTGQAETVAERQRRAHAKLIAVGGDTFEYFTGVAAALGYAITIAEHPAATCESHCESPLDPDDLVVGGVSMPWCFVIDIGAPTETIHELDCVAGGCDEPLRIWGNQLLECVMRREFRRRRTTRHLFLRFAYGDA
- a CDS encoding glycine-rich protein, translating into MLIRPTDTLLRLDRPLWEGRDVYDWLDRHGIEPTASVVNMMLMSGGLLDPVTTIYNYTGADQSYTVPWGIYRLNVKLWGGGGGPGRAYASTGGDGGAGGYTEGWLPVTPGQILTIMVGQGGAAAATATYGDGGPGKAGSAGSFGGQGGGRSAIRQAGVDLVTAGGGGGASAGTAGNRNGGVGGGLSGADGQATGTQGRGGTQLVSGTATTTWGATAGGQYVGGQGGGDGGNAISGGGGGGKWGGGGGGYQDAGGGGSGDVGAMASASTLSGTGTTPPKTADVHYATGIGVGGIGGNNTSTPAGHGRVVITTIP
- a CDS encoding phage tail assembly chaperone — protein: MTIWTDQTLIPIAAAAPYTDADGVQHLGQRDKATIPGLMMVTPADRPPADPTGYTVDGQARGGVAITMIDGREWRIEMIGGVPTQVWNTVERAEMTADEAQAVAVAALRIERDRRLSASDIMVLPDRWEGYTPEQRAAWTAYRQALRDLPEAAANPAAPVWPAVPVLA
- a CDS encoding DNA adenine methylase; translated protein: MTMESIQLRPVSPVRPVAPYLGGKRNLAKRIAAEVASIPHSIYAEPFVGMGGVFLRRTLAPRSEVINDYGREVATFFRVLQRHYVAFMEMIKFQLTTRAEFERLAATDPDTLTDLERAARFLYLQRTAFGGKVSGRNFGVSPSTPARFDVTKLGPMLEDLHTRLAGVVIECLPYGEFLARYDRPETLFYLDPPYFGCEGDYGKAMFSRDDFERLAEQLESVQGRFIMSLNDRPAVRRIFSAFQIEAVDTSYSIARDTSARGRVGEVLIKGGRGVA
- a CDS encoding IS630 family transposase (programmed frameshift) gives rise to the protein MTRPLSVDLRDRVARYVLAGHSRRQAASVFNISVSSAVRYVAQYLSSGTVAPKRQGGDRRSKLGDHRAYVLLRVKQVPDISLADLTKELAERGVQIHLSNLARFLRAQGLTYKKKTLVASEQMRPDVRLLREEWIKGRQPLMRRQAHRLVFLDETGTNTKMTRLRGRSPKGARLKAAVPFGHWKTETFIAGLRHDGLVAPFVINCPMNRKMFEAYIETQLAPTLEPGDVVILDNLSAHKSPRAERIIQDRGAFMLFLPPYSPDLNPIEMAFSKLKAHLRKTAARTIQDLWDAIGRICDLYEPQECRNFFKAAGYEPV
- a CDS encoding M67 family metallopeptidase, with the protein product MLVLSAEQMADIATAAEAAWPAEGCGLLIGKGRRVITVTRVMNADNLLKAQGNDRFELDPKVRFAAERSVRGTKERVVGHWHSHPDGSARPSATDLAQAWEPELIWLIVGIAPDRQGRPQAVQMLAHRLDRDAGRVFAVRMETAEKRACQAARFPT